The following nucleotide sequence is from Ailuropoda melanoleuca isolate Jingjing chromosome 12, ASM200744v2, whole genome shotgun sequence.
GGGTCGTCACTGCAGCACATTGTCTGAAGGAGTATGTGGGGGTCAGAGCAGCATGAGGGTAGGGACGAGAACAGgactggggtggtgggggagtggAGCAGGATTGAGGATGAGGTCGGAGTTAGGGTTGGGGTTGGGAATGGGACTGGAGTCGAGGTGTGGAAGATGtttggagaggaggaaggtggtGGAGACGGGCTTATCCTCTCTAATCATCCCCCTTCCTGCACCCACAGCGGGTACAGAGTTTACCTGGGCAAGCATGCCCTGGGGCGCGCAGAGGCCGGAGAGCAGGTGAGGGAGGTAGTGCGCTCTATCCCCCACCCTCAATACCAGATCAGCTCCACCCACCTGAACCATGACCACGACATCATGCTTCTGGAGCTGCAGTCCCCCGTCCAGCCCACGAACCACATCCGtgtcctgcctctctcccacaaCGACGGTCTCCCTGCTGGCACCTGCTGTCGGGTGTCTGGCTGGGGCACCACAACCAGCCCCCAGGGTAGGCACCCTCACAGGTGGCCTGATGTCTGTGACTGGGAAAACTGGGGCAGAAacgggagggaaggtgggaggaggattcctttatatatatataaataacatatgtaTAGTTATATATCGCATATATGTGTTATatccttcatatatatataaatttataaatatataaaattatgttacgTAGATCCtttatacaaatgtttataaGTATAAAGTTATATGTCATAGATTATGTAGTTATATAAcctttataaatacatatgaatttttaaatatgtaaagttATCTATCCCTTATATAAATGTACAGAGttgtaaatttatatattatatatgttatagaCCAAATATAGAAACTTATATatcctttatataaatatataaataaaaaaccaaatattatAATGTATgctatatatcacatatatatttatataaatatacatcacTATAATTTGTATATGCAGATTATATAGATTTTTCTAAATCctaagttttatatttatgtatttatttaaatatgtttgtatataaattatgtattatacaaatcatacataaatatatttaaataaatatgtaacttATAAATGTGATATATTGGCAGGTATGTGTTTGTTAAACACATAGGAAATGTAGGTGTGTCCTTCGTGTATAAATTACATGTGCAGGAATAGAAAGTTGATCCTCGAGGGTCCTTTGGATCTCCTTACTGGTGCCGGGGCTTCCTCCCATCTCATTCCCGCTTCCTCCCTGACTTGCCATCTCTCTACCTTGTTTTCCCCACGCCCAGTCCTCTGTCTCTCACAATCTCCCACCAtccctcccctgggctccctgccttttactgctcttccttcccaatctcctgcattcttttcttcttcccccccactcccctcctcctgtctctctccacaCCTGCCGCCTCCATCGCTTTCCCAGATACATGTCCCATCTCTTCCCCATCTTCCCCTTTCCATCCATTTCCTACCGAATGTCCCGTTTAACTCCCACCCCATAGCCTGTCCTAGACAGACATCCTTagaccctcctctctctcctccccagtgaGTTACCCCCAAACCTTACAATGTGCCAACATCCAGCTACGCTCAGACGAGGAGTGTCGTCAAGTCTACCCGGGGAAGATCACACCCAACATGCTTTGCGCTGGCACAAAGGAGGGCGGCAAGGACTCCTGCGAGGTGAGAACAAGGGGGTGATGGGTTGCCATGGGTCAGGATGGGAAGCCAGGATGGAGGTGGGGCCAAATGCTGTGGGGAAAGGACTTGCTTCTAACCTTGGGGGAAGCAATCCTTCAAAATGACCTagcgtaggggcgcctgggtggcacagcggttgggcgtctgccttcggctcagggcgtgatcccggcgttctgggatcgagccccacatcaggctcttctgctatgagcctgcttcttcctctcccactccccctgcttgtgttccctctctcgctggctgtctctctctctctgtcaaataaataaataaaatctttaaaaaaaaaaaaaaacaaaaaaaacaaaaacaaaatgacctAGCGTAGAGGGTTAAGACAAAAAGAGAGCACCCGTGGCCGGAGAATATAATTCAGCTTTGACGGACAGTGGCTGCAGATCCCCGAGTTAAGATTTTCATAAAGGTTGGCGTTCTTTCAATTACAAGTGACAGAATCCCAACTCCAGCCAGCTTAAGCAAGACACACTGGCTTCTATAACTGAAAGTCCGGGGGTGTCTCGCTTCAGGCACAGTTGGATCCAGCTGCACAAGTAATGTGTTTAGGACTCTGTCTCCGTTCAActctgttcttctctcttctgtttttgtcttcattCTCAGTGAAGCTTTTCCCATTCAACAGCAAGATGGCCCCAGCAGCCTTGGGCTTACATTTCACCCTCCTAAGCAACTCGACTAGAAAGAGTTTTCCTGTTGTTTACATGAACATCTTGAGTGTGTGTCTCACTGGGCTGACTTCGGTCATGTGTCCTGGACCGTCACTCTGGCCCGAGCTGTGGGATCCTCTGAGGGACCAAGTCTGTCATGGCAAGGACTATGTGGCCCAGGAAGGGGCAGGGACAAGCAAGGattgagggaaagggaggggccTTTCCCCAAAACAGCAAATGAGGAGGGCAGTTACCAGAAGAAGGGGAAATGATCCTACATGGGTAAAACACTCcacaaacacaagaaacaaaacctaTGTCCAAAAAAAGGCTTCTGAGATTCAGAAGGGAATGAGCGGGAATGGGAAATTCAGTGGGAAAGAGCAACAAATGAATTTGTGATGTGTGCCCGACTAGTCAGTGACGTCTGTCTTGGGTCCCCGGGGAGACGTGGAAGCACACGTGTCCCTACCAGATGTGGATGAGTTTACTCAGTAGCGAGGTGGCCCCAGGGGCCCTAAAGCCAcaacaggggggagggggtgccagAGAACCAGGAGTGGGTGTTGAGGTAAGATGTCACCACTCTAAGGAGACCAAGGAGCTGAGAATCACGTGGAGAGAGAAGTCTCTTACGCTCGGTCTCCGTGTGAGTCCAGCtcccatctttctgtgtctcttttgtCTTGTCTGTTCCTCTCTCACGCTCTCTGTGCGcctgtctttctttgtctctgcctCTGAGTGTGTCTCTCTCCGTCTTTCACTCTCTCCCCCATGTCCCCCGCCTGTGCCTTTTTGGCTCCACCGAGGACCCcacctctgtctcttcccccacTCAGGGCGACTCCGGGGGCCCCCTGATCTGTAACGGAACACTCCATGGCATCATCTCCTGGGGAGACTTCCCATGCGGGCAGCCCAACCGGCCTGGCGTCTACACTCGAGTCTCTCGATATGTTCTATGGATCCGAGACACAATTCGAAAACACAAAACCCAGGAGCAGAAATGGACAAAGGGCCCACAATAAAAGCCGGGTTGGCTCAcctgcctgcttcctccctccgTGCCCTCCTCAGTCCATTTGCCTGGTTAGCCCAGCCCTTCTCGGCCCCTCCCAAAGCTCCCCTGAACCAGTGATCCATGTTCTCAGTATGTCTGATCTCAGCTGACATTTTGTGTTTCAAAAGCATTCAGTCACTTCCAACATCATGGTCTCCCAGGTACTGCATCCTGAAACACCTCGGTAGTCTCAACAATCCAACCCAGACGACGTTCCAGGACTCCCACTGTTTCAACATAATCCCAGATAGCCATCTGAATGTTCTGTGAAACACCCTTAATACATCCATTGGCCCATCTCAACAATATTCTATGTCCCGTGAATGCAACTTTCTTGACAACATCCTATACCCCTTCAAATACTTATTTATTGCCAACATTCTCGACGCTTCTGTGTTTGGTGCTCAAGAAGGTTCTAGACTTCTGTGATATTTCACCCTGAAAATATTCTCTTGTACCCGGGATCGGCCCCCACAATATTCTAGGCACATCTGAATGATTAATCACATCACAGCTAATACTGAATCCTCATAAGAGTTCATTCTCACATAGTCTGGGGTCCCCCAAGGGTCCCATCTCTACCTACATCCCACATTTTGCCAGTATTCCCTGTCTCTGAATCCCCATGCCCACTAAAGGTCAAGAGCACCCGAGATTAGCATTTTGGGGTTCAGTACCCGAAGGGGTCTCCATGCCTAGACCCTGTTATTGGCCAAGTATTCTGTCCTTTTATCTCCCCCACAAGCATCTTTGTTCAGTGACCCCACATGCAATGGTTAAATGCTCAAGCTACTGAGTCCCTGCTTTGAACAAAACATACAACTCACTGCCCCTCTGTGTTTTCATCAGTAAATGGGGTTTCTCATGTCTCCTCATAGCGCTGTTACGATTAATGTCAAGCACTTCCACGAGTAGTAGTATTTGCACGGTTCTCTATAGAATATCACCTTAGGGTGTTACAACCTCTCAAATTTGCAGCGTCCAGAAAGTGTtgcatttggggcgcctggctggctcagtcgtacagcatgcaactgttgatctcagggtgctgagttCACACTTCACGGGTGTAGAGGTGTACAGCTGActtcaaaccaaaccaaacaacaaagAAGTTCCTTTTTTCAGCATTTATTCAATGCTGACCACCTGCCAGCACCCTCCTGGGTGTtggtaaatacaattttatttagcaaatactGGCACTCATCACAAGCCAGGCACTGTTGCAGGCACAGCTGATAAACAGTGAATTAGATACAACTTTGCCCTTGGAGAGCTTGCGTTCTTTGCAGAGACACACAATTAAAATAAGGAGATAGGCTGAAGTGGCAATGTGAACCATGGCaagaaaaagcagagataaaGGATAAGGAATGTTGGGTTGGGGGAGTGAGTGGAGtttctattgtattttattttttatgcaagTTCTATGCTCATCGTGATGTTTGcactcatgaacctgagatcgagtcacatgctctcccgaCTGAATCAGCCAGGTGGCCCAGCGTTGCTATTTTAAATAGGACCGTCTGGGGAAGAGACCTGAGGTggtgacattaaaaacaaacaaacaggtgggtggctcagttggttaagcatctgccttcggctcaggtcatgatcccagggttctgggatggaaccccatgtgggctccctgctctgcagggagtctgcttctccctctccctctgcctggcgctcgccctgcttgtgctctctctctctctcaaataaataaaaaatctttaaaacaaacaaacactgaaaggatggagggagagagccaAGTGCACATCTGGGGAGCAGCACCCCATGCAGAGAatacaagtgcaaaggccctgaggcaggagccagcAGGGTGCATCTGAAGATTGAGAAGATGGTGAAGAGGTTGGTGTGGAGTTTCTgaggccaggctgcctgggtatgaattccagctctgccacttatttaACCCCATGACTTAACCttctttatgcctcagttttcctatcacTCAAATGGGTATAACCCTGGTACTTAACACCAAATTGCATAAAGACCTAAAAGCTAAGGGTCAAACCATAAAGCTTATGGGAGATAATGGCAGAGAAAATTTTTGTTACTCAGGGGTGAGGAAAGACTTTAAAACTTCAGATGGACTACCATAAGGCAAAAATTGGTTAATTCGAGTAAAGATTTTCTGTTCAACAAAAGACAAGAACTAAGTAAATCAATGCATGGAGATACTGGCAAAGTGTAATATTGACCCGAGGTTGGTATCCAAAATGTgcaaggaggggtgcctgggtggctcagtcgttaagcgtctgccttgggttcagggcatgatcctggcgttctgggatcgagtcctgcatcaggctcctcctgctgggagcctgcttcttcctctcccactccccctgcttgtgattcctccctctctggctgtctctctctgtcaaataaataaataaaatctttacaataaataaataaaataaaatgtgcgaGGAAATCCTGCACGTAAACAAGAATACTCAAGGCTGTGAATGgatttgcagaggaggaaacaaacaGGAAGGTAAGATGAAAGGTGGAGAGGCTCATTAGTCATCTAAGAAACACAAATACGAACAACAATCCCTTTATGTTTATTAGATGGATTAGAAATCTTTAAATTGAAATAACGCATGTATTGGCAGGGATGCAGAGACAGTACTCTGGGGTGCAGCTGGTACGAATGGACCCTGTCCAGTTATTTTGGCAAGGAATGTAGCACTCCTTGGCTGAATTAAGTATAGGCACTGCCTAGGACCCAGGAGTTCCACTCCTGAGGGCAATAATCATGCAAAtcacagagaggaaagaatgaagtGTCCCTCACTCACTCATCTCTCTGCTGTGCTGGGAATCAGAGGAAAACTGAGCACCGGCtaatgagggtgggggtggatgtCAGGACAAGCTGGCGAGTGCCGTGGAAGGCTATGCAGCACTCACCAGCCACAGACTAGATGCACGCGTGATCGGAGTCTTAAAGGTATAGCGCTACCAACTTCCATGGTGAACGTTAAAAAGATGGACACTattaagtgttggcaaagatacgGGGcactgggggggcgcctgggtggcacagcagttaaacgtctgccttcggctcagggcgtgatcctggagttctgggatcgagccccatgtcaggctcttcccctggaagcctgcttcttcctctcccactccccctgcttgtgttccctctctcactggctgtctctctctctgtcaaataaataaataaaatcttttaaaaaaaaaaagaaacattgggCAATTTCTTATAGAGTTAAACATATACATCATATGATCCTGCCAGGCCACTCCTAGGTGTCTggctaagagaaatgaaaacataggccCACACAGTGatgtgtacatgaatgtttacaaCAAGAATAACCTGGAAACCGGAAGCAACCCAGATAGTCAACAACTGGTGAACTTTGGACAAGGCTGCTGTATATACATACCGTGCGGTACTGCACGGCAGCcgaaaggaatgaactattgacaGGAAAATGCAGAAACATGGGTGATTCTGAAATGCATTATGTTAGAGAAGCCAAACATTTATATGAtctaaaaaaggcaaaatgatagTGGCAGAACGGGGATCAGTGGTAgcatgggggagaggagggagggaaagcttGCAGGAGTACAGGGCAGCTCAAGGATGGGGAGGAAGGTGAGAGGTACCCATTCTGTGTTTTGATTATAGTGGAGGTTGCCCGATAGTATCGTTTCCAAAATTCATCAACTCGAACacctaaaataaatggattttaatttatgtaaataataccttctttaaaaatgaaaaaaaaacccacatagttctgagcttaaaaaagaaaagctgtataCCATAATACTGTTGACATAAATTCAAACTACACAGCACTTTGCACATAAAACAATATACAGTTTGTAAGAACATatgctaat
It contains:
- the KLK13 gene encoding kallikrein-13 isoform X1, with product MATPRGPQMNHQFLVFHSKILTLFPSPAPPSPAGPQFPNIFSSSPGISQEYPKILNGTNGTSGFLPGGYTCRPHSQPWQAALLVQGRLLCGGVLVHPKWVVTAAHCLKDGYRVYLGKHALGRAEAGEQVREVVRSIPHPQYQISSTHLNHDHDIMLLELQSPVQPTNHIRVLPLSHNDGLPAGTCCRVSGWGTTTSPQVSYPQTLQCANIQLRSDEECRQVYPGKITPNMLCAGTKEGGKDSCEGDSGGPLICNGTLHGIISWGDFPCGQPNRPGVYTRVSRYVLWIRDTIRKHKTQEQKWTKGPQ
- the KLK13 gene encoding kallikrein-13 isoform X2; protein product: MWPLAAVIAFLTVALSGGISQEYPKILNGTNGTSGFLPGGYTCRPHSQPWQAALLVQGRLLCGGVLVHPKWVVTAAHCLKDGYRVYLGKHALGRAEAGEQVREVVRSIPHPQYQISSTHLNHDHDIMLLELQSPVQPTNHIRVLPLSHNDGLPAGTCCRVSGWGTTTSPQVSYPQTLQCANIQLRSDEECRQVYPGKITPNMLCAGTKEGGKDSCEGDSGGPLICNGTLHGIISWGDFPCGQPNRPGVYTRVSRYVLWIRDTIRKHKTQEQKWTKGPQ